The Sphingopyxis fribergensis DNA segment GTCGCTGGACCGTCGGCGCAGACCGCTCCGGCGCCCGCGGAAGAAAGACAGGCCCGCTCCCAGCGGGGCGTCGGGGGTAAGAAACAGGACGCCTGCATAAGACTGACTGTCGGAATGATACGGGATGGCATCGTTGGCGAAGCAAACCTGGAATCGCCCGTTGGCGGTATTGTCGTCCCAATGCGCCAACTGATGACCGAGCAAATCCTCGAACCTTTGGCGATAGGGCGCCAGATGCAGGAAACGCGCCTCGGTACGCAGGCCGGCGCTGTGCATTTTGACATAGGGCTGCCTGAGCGCCGTCGCCCGCACGCCGTCGGGATCTGTCAGAAAGTCATCGACGACGATGATCTGCGGGCCGGTGCTATCAACGACCATTGTTCCTTCCTTCCGCGAGCTACCTCCAAGGTGCCAGTTTATCTTTCGCGTAATCCTCAGACATGCTGACCACGATCGCGTGGTGAAGATTCACCTGAAGCGTTCTTCGAAATACGCATACCACATTCGTTGAAGCGCAGCGGGTTGCGGCAGAGTTGCACAAGCGCGGCACTCGTCCCCTCATCGGGGCGGTGAGCAGGGCTTTCCTTCATATTCATGCCGGTGGAGCTTGTATTCACCCCCGCTCCAGCGAACCACTGGAAAACAGAACCCCGGTCCGCCGACCTGAATGTCGGGAAAATTGTCCGAACCTCTTGTCGCAAGCAACTCGGGAATTCCGATGCCGGCCGTCATAACCTTCCATTGGCCGTTCGGCTGCCGGGTCAACAACTGGAAGCTCAAACCCGACATGCCGAAGCAGATCGCGCCGCCTTCAGTCACGATGACCTCGGGCCGGCCATCACCATTGATGTCTTCGATTGTCCCTATTGCACCGGCCTCATAGGACGCCCCCGCCGGCGGGTCTCCGCATGTGCCGCTTTCCCATTGTCGGCGCTTCTGTACATAGGTGAAACCTGCGGCCTGGAAGATGCTTCGCATCTCTGAGCTAACGCCATCCAAAGAAGCGCCCGAAGTTGACGAGCCGGCAACGGAATTGGCTTCCACGCTTGCCGCCGCGACACGATCAGCGGCGGCTGAAGTGGGCTCCGCCCCGGCTGATGAAGCGGGCGCCGCCAGGGCGATCCTTTCCGGCGAAGTTCCCGCTTCACTACCGCCGCCACCTGCAATTTCCTCACTCGTCGCACTCCGGCCCGATTGGCCGCCACAGGCCGTCAACGCCAAAGCAACCACCAGGGGACCCAGTTTCCGGTCGAAGGATTTTATCATTTGCCCACCTCTGCACTGCTCTACGGCTTTACCGCCGCCTGTCCTCAGTTCCATGACAATAATACTGGCGTTGCCATCAAGCGATTGCCGAACGGCACGACCTCGGCACTGTCGTAAAGGCTCGCCCCGAAGGCGAAAGCGATTTCTGCAGGCCTCGGCGAGCGCTCGCAAACCGACGAAATCGTCGGTCTTAACTGTTGCGCGATCGCGACGCCGAGACAGGTGTCTCAAATCTCCGGCTGAAATCCAGGAACTCTCCACTGATAGCGCCGTCGATTCGCGAGCAACCGCGCCGCCGAGGACTGAAGATTCGTAAACTATTGAAATTGAGGGGGTTTGGTGGAAATTGCTGCTTCCGCGACTGCTTCCGTGGTGGAAATTGCGCTGGAGGCCGCACAAGACGCCTGATTCAAGCGTTTGATTTCTAAGGGGAAATTTGGCGCACTCGACAGGATTCGAACCTGTGGCCTCCGCCTTCGGAGGGAATATCGCTGGCTCCGCCAAAAAGCGCAAGGAGCCGCCGATGACCGCCTATCCTACTGTAAAACCTAAACAATTTGCATTTTGCCTCCGCCAAACTTACTCTTCTGTTCGCCACAGTTTTCGCCCGCGTGCTTACGTGGTGCTTACGCGAGAGGAAGCAGTAGGGTCGGAGGAAGCCCATGTCTAAGCTCACAAAACGCGTCGTAGACGCCGCAGAAAGTCGCGCAAAAGATTACGTCATATGGGACGATGAACTGCCCGGCTTCGGCCTCCGCGTGTTCGCGTCCGGCAAGCGCAGCTACGTGATCCAGTATCGGCTCGGTAAGCGGTCGCGGCGCTTCACAATCGGATTGCACGGAGTCTGGACGCCTGAGCGCGCGCGCCAGGAGGCAAAGGTGCAGTTGGGACGGATCGCGCAGGGCGAAGATCCGGCTGAAGAGAAGCAGCTCGACAGCAAGGCGATCACCGTCAAGGAGCTGTGTGAGCTCTACGTTGGCGATCTGAAAGCCGGCCTCATCCTCGGCAAGGGAGGCCGCCCCAGGCGAACGGACCGAGGATGCCCATTGCCTGAACAGCCGAAACACAAATGGTCCCGCTCCATCTGAGCCTTCCCGAACGAGGCATTATGGTGTGGCCGTCCCGAGTGGCGACCGGATGTGAGGCTATATAGGCGAGATCTGCGCGCCGATCAGATGACGATGACCATGTCACCATTCTGACCCACAACTGGTCCATACCAGATTGACTTCGATAATCTGGATATGACGTGTTTGAACGAATCGAAAAAGCTACGCGAACGACAATCGTTTCGCTCGGCGCGGGAGCCGCGGCGGCATTCTGCGCCTATTTTTCGATGTATGCCTTTCGCAAGCCATTCGCGGCGGCGACATTCGCTGACCAGCCCGCTCTGTTCTTCGATCTCGATTACAAGACGACACTGCTGATCGCCCAGGTTCTGGGCTACGCACTATCGAAGCTGATCGGCATCCGTATGATCGCCGAGTTCGGGCGGACCGGGCGGGCGGGCGCTATTCTGACGCTGATTGGCATCTCCTGGCTCGCGCTCATCCTGTTCGGGGCCGTGCCCGCGCCATGGAACATCGGCTTTCTGTTCCTGAACGGACTGCCACTCGGCATGATCTGGGGCCTGGTGTTCAGCTATGTCGAAGGGCGCCGCGCATCCGAGGCGATGGGCGCGCTGCTCTGCGCGAGCTTCATCCTCTCGTCGGGTGTCGTCAAATCGGTTGCGATCCTGGTCATGGACTGGGGCGTGGGAGAATTCTGGATGCCGGCGGTTACGGGGGCTCTCTTCTTTCCGCTTCTCCTGTTGTCGCTGTGGTTGCTCGAGCGGATGCCGCCCCCCGATGACCGCGACATCGCCGAGCGCACAGCACGCGTCCCGATGCGTGCGCGGGAGCGTGCAAGTTTCCTCCGCAATCATGGCGTCGCCATGCTCCTGCTCGTATCGGGCTATGTCCTGTTGACCGCGATCCGGGACTTCCGCGACAACTTCGCGGCCGAGCTCTGGATTGCCATGGGCCAGGGTGGCATCGCTTCAGTATTCTCCGCCTCCGAACTGCCAGTTATGATCGTCGCTCTGACCGCGCTGGGCGCGCTGACGCTCATCCGCGACAATATGCGGGCTCTGTTGGCCATGCACGGAATCATCCTGATCGGCGCGCTACTGCTGGGCCTCTCAACGCTGGCGTTCCAGCACGGATGGCTTGCGCCATTCTCCTATATGATCTTGACCGGCGCCGGACTCTACCTCGCTTATACGCCGTTCAACGCGATGCTGTTTGACCGCATGATCGCCGCACTCGGCCATGTGGGCAATGCTGGTTTTCTGATCTATATCGCGGACAGTTCGGGCTATGTCGGCAGCGTTGCGTTGCTTCTGTATCGAAGCTTGGCAGCCCCATCGATGGACTGGCTCTCCTTCTATATTTCTTGCGCCTATCTCACGGCCATCGCGGTGGCGGTGCTGACCGTCTGTTCGGCTGCCTGGTTCCATTTCCATGTCGGGAAACACCATGTTCGCCCATCCGCCGCCTGACCTTGCCATTGTCGGGGCCGGGATCGTCGGCCTGGCCCATGCGCTTGCGGCGGCTAAGAAGGGAAAGCGGGTCCTTGTCGTCGATCGCGACGCGCAGGCAAACGGAGCCTCGATACGCAATTTCGGCTTTGTCACCGTGACTGGACAGCAGCGCGGGCGGGTGTGGGCTCTCGCGCGCCGCAGCGCCGCGATCTGGCGCGACATCGCCCCGCGCGCCGGAATCTCGATCGAGCAGCAGGGATTGCTGATGGTTGCACAGCGCGCCGAAGCCGCCATCGTGATCGACGCCTTTGCCGCTACCGAGATGGGCGAAGGCTGCGAACGCCTGACAGCCGCACAGGCACGCCGCCACTGTCCTGAACTGAGCGGCGAAATCACCGCGGCGCTGCTGTCCAGCGCGGACCTGCGGGTAGAGTCGCGCAGCGCCATCCCCCTGCTGGCAAAATGGCTGCACGACGCCTGGAATGTGCGCTTCATCCGGGGCGTCGCCGCCAGCCGGATCGAGCCGGGCGCGATCATTTTGAGCAACGGCGAGCGCATCGTGGCGCCTCGCATCATCGCCTGCCCCGGCGACGACTGGTCTAGCCTCTTCCCTGCTTCCTTTGCGGAGGCGGGCATTACACGCTGCCAGTTGCAGATGCTCCGCCTGGCCCCGCCTGGATGGCAGTTGCCCAACCCGGTGATGAGCGACCTCTCGATGGTGCGCTATCTGGGTTACGCCGATCTGCCGGAATCCGCTCCGCTTAGAGAACGCCTCCGGAGCGAAGCGCGCGATGAACTGGATCACGGCATCCATCTGATCGTAGTGCAAGGCGCGGATGGATCGCTCGTCGTCGGGGACAGCCACATCTATGCGCCGACCCCGGAACCCTTCTCGTCCGCAGCCGTCGACGCAGCGATCCTGCGCCAGTTCGCCGCGGTGTTCGGCGGCACGCTACCCGTCGTCGAGCGGTGGACGGGCACTTATGCCAGCGGTCCCGACCACAGCATCATACACGAGCCGTTGCCCGGCGTACGGCTGGTGGTGGTGACGAGTGGCACGGGCGCTTCGACCGGCTTCGCGCTGGCGGAGGATGTGGTTTCTTCAATCTTCGAGGACTGACCGAAATGATGGAATCCCGTTTGCCCTTTTCCAACGCCCTCCGGGCGGTGATCTTTGACTGGGCCGGCACGATGATCGATTTCGGCAGCCGGGCGCCGGTGATCGCACTATGCCAGACCTTCGCCGAACATGGCGTGCCGATCACCGAGGCGGAAGCGCACGAGGACATGGGCCGGGCGAAGTGGGATCATATCGCCCGCCTGCTCGCCAAGCCGCGCATCGCCCAGGCCTGGTCGGAGACTAAGGGGAGCGAGGCGACACCCCAGGACGCCCGAATACTGTTCGAAGCGATCGGTCCCGCTATGATCGAGGCCGCACGCGAATGCGCCATCCTGGTCCCCGGCGCGGCGGAAGTGGCGTGCGGCCTGCAACGTGCCGGCGTGAAGGTCGGCTCCTGCACCGGTTATACACGCGCAATGATGGAGGCGATCCTGCCTTACGCGGCGGAGCAGGGCTACCGGCCCGACCATGTCGTATGCGCCGGGGAAACGCCTGAGGGGCGTCCTTCTCCGCTCATGGCCTGGAAGAACCTTGTCGAACTGGGTGCCTGGCCCGCCTACGCCTGTGCCAAGGTCGATGACACCGAGGTCGGCATCGCCGAAGGCCGGGCGGCGGGCATGTGGACGGTCGGGGTGGCCGCCAGCGGCAACGAGATCGGCCTGACCGCTCAGGCGCTCGCCATGCTGCCGCCAGACGAACGGCAAAGGCTGATCGCACGCGCGACCGATCGGCTGATGACGGCGGGGGCCCATCTGGTCATCGCCACCGTGGCCGACCTGCCCGAGGCGCTGGGCCATTTGCCGATAGGTTCTCCGCCGGATGTGCGGGTTCCGTGATCAGGCGTCCGGTTCGCCACGTACCGACAGGTCGACGTGGATACGGATGGCGTCGTGGCGCCAATATTCCTGATCATACTCGACCACGCGCCCCTTTTCGTCGAAACTCGTCCGCACCACCGTCAGGCTGGGCGCGCCCGGCTTAGTGCCCAGCGTTTCAGCGGCCTCCTTTGCCAGCGCGCAGGGCCGCATGTCGACACGATTGCGCGCGACGACGACGCCATATTTGTGCTTGAGGATCTGCGTCAGCGAGCCATCGAGATCGTGATCGAGCAGGCCGGGAGCGAGCGCGGGATCGACGGTGATCCGTTCAACGAGCACGGGCCTTCCGTCGATCGTCCGCATCCGCTCGATCACGTGGAGCGGCGAACCGGGCGCGACGCGGAATATGTCGGCCAGCGCGGCGTTCGCGTTGATGCTTGATTTGGCCAGCGTTATCGTGGCCGGCGTGCGGCCCTGTTCGGTGACATAGGCCATGAAGCCCGCCCAGCGCGTGGGATCATAAGTGATGGCGGGCGGGGAGACATACCAGCCTGATCTGTCGCGACGGTAGATCAGCCCTTCGGCTTCGAGCTGCGCCAGCGCCTGCCGGATGGTGCCCCGCGCGAAGCCGGCACTGGTTTGGAACTGCCGCTCCGACGGAAGCCGGGAACCCGCCGGCAGCTTGCCTATCTCGATATTGAACGCGATCTGATCCCGCAGCGCCAGATATTGCGGCCCGGCCGCTTCGCCCGGCTTGCCCTCCATGGGGATCATGTCAGCGCTTTGTCGCATGGCGAAGCTTTGCCGTCCGGGTCCGGGGCGGTCAAGGCGCAATGCCGGGCCGCCACCCGCCAGATAGCGGATGGCGGCCGGCTCATGTCAGAACACGTAGCTGGCGCGCATCAGGAAGGTGCGGCCCGGCTCCATATAGTCCTTCATATAGGAAGGATTGTCGCCCTTGGTGGTCCAGTATTTCCAGCCGCCAAGGATATTGGCGACATCGAAATCGACCGCAAACTGATCGGTCAGATGGAAGCGCGAGTGGAAATCGAGGCTCTTGTTGGGACGGACCCATTTGTCGACCGCATTATCGCGCATATCCTCGATGAACTTGCCGCGATAATTGTAGGACAGCTTCGCCTCGATTCCATATTTCTGGAACGTCAGCGCCGCATTGTACATCAGGTGCGGTGTGTTGATGAGGCGGATCGGGCGCCCCTTTCGATAGGGCAGACCGGTTTCGGCCTCGCTGTGCTGCACAGTCAGATTGGCCTCGATCCCGAAACCGTCGAACGGCTCGGGTAGTCCTTGCAGCGACTTTATGAAATTGAACTCCATGCCATAGACCTTGGCCGTCTCGCCATTCTGTGGCTGGGTGATCTCGATCGAGCCGTTCGGCGTTGTTGCCGGAACCTCGCTGCCGTTGGTGAAGATGAAATTGCGGATGCGCTTGTAGTAGGCGGTTGCTGAGATGATGCTTGAGGAATCGGGATAATATTCCGCCGACAAATCGAGGTTCAGCGCCCTTGCCGCCTTGAGGTCAGGATTGCCGCGGCTGATCGCGATGATCTCGCCAGTGCCAGGTTCGCGGGTGACGCTTTGGCCGGCGGAAATATATCCATATTCAGGCGGGGAATAGCCCGTCCAGATCGCGGCACGCACAGTGGCTTTCGGCGAGGGGCGCCAGATGGCGTTCACGCTGGGAAGCAGGACAGTATACCCGCGATCGGTCGTGTCGAAACCGCTGTTGGCGCCATCGTCCGACCAGAACACATTATGTGTCTCGCGGCGTTCCATGCGGGTGCCGGCGATCACTCTTAGCGTATCGAAATCGAAATTGGCCAGCGCATAGGCAGCGTAGACCTTCTCGGTCGACCGCTTGTCGTCCGCCAGTTGATCCGTGTCGTCGGGAGCGAAAGGATTGACCTGTTCGGCCGCCCTGATCGCCGCGATCACGGCCTCCCGGCTGAAGACGTCGCCATAATAATATTGCCCGCCCAGCATACTGGTGACTTCCTTCTCGACCAGCCCCGACTGATCGAGGTTGAGCCCGTCGAGCGGGGTTCCGGCGAAGTCGCCGTCATATAGCCGGGTGCTGTCATATTTCCGTTTCGACCGCATGAACTTGGCGCCCACCTTCACATGGTCGAGCACACCGCCGACATCATATCGTCCGTCCAGCCGGAAGGCGATGCGGTTATCGGTCTGCTTGCTGCGCTCATGTGAGGCGCCGTCGAAGAGGAGAAGCGACGAATCCGTTTCGACGGAGCGGGCGAAGGCGGGCAGCCCCGCCTTGGGAAAGCGGGGATTGCTCGACACCCAGTCAATGCCTGTCGCATTAAGCGGCCAGGCGCATTGATCGCAGCCATAGCTGATCGAATAGCTGTCGGGATTGCTTCGTTCTCCGCCCGAATAGCTGAGATCATACTCCAGTGACAGCTTGCCCAACTGGCTGCTGCCGCCGGCGTTGACCGTATACAGGGTCTGGTCGAGATTGATCGTTTCGAAATTGCGGGCGAACTGGAACTGTTTCGGATTCCATACGCCAGAGCGGCCGTTCAGCGACCAGTATCCATTGGTCCCCGTGTCGGCATCGGTGATCCTCCCATCACCGTCGCGATCGACGATCTGCGCGGTGGTATAGCCGTAGATCTTGCCCTTGACCGGATCTTCGCCGACGATCATCGCATCGGGCTGAGCAAGGTTGCGGTCCTCGATGTCTACTTGGGTCAGCCGCGCTGTCGGGCGGTTGCGATAATCGGTGAGGTCGTTCGTCCCGCGTTGCTCCTGCCGTGAATACTGGCCCCGCAGGTAAAGCTGGGTCGCGTCGCCGCGATAGTCGAGGGAGATGTTCCCGCCGTAACGGGTCTGCTTGAGGCGCCGGTAGTCAAGGTCGATGCCGGGAAGGTGCATATTGCTTTCGTCGATGATCTCTTCGGCGTCCTTGCGCCAGTTATAAGGCTCCCACTCACCATCATTCTCGGTCTCCTGGCCATTGCCATGCGACACGCCATAATTGGCGGAAACAAAAATGCCGAAGCGGTCGTCAGCAAAACGGGTGCCAAAGTCGCCCTGGATCTGGTAGCTACCGGCCTTCTCACCGGCCTTGTCCGCCTGCTGGTTGATGCCTGCGGCACCGTAAAGGCGGATGATCGTGGAATCCTTGAAATCGAAGGCGGTCGGCGTCCGGAAATTGATGGTGCCGCCAATCGCATCGCCATCCAGGTCGGGTGTGAGCGTCTTGGTAACGCGGACCTCGGCAAGACCGTTGGGGGGGAGAACGGTCAGGGATACGTCGCGGCTGTCGGGGTTGGTCTGCGCGACGCGCACGCCATTGATCGACACCGCATTATAGGTGCCCGCGAGCCCGCGTACCGTGACATATTCCCCCTCACCGGTGTCCTGGTTGACGATCACCGAGAGCCCTGGGATGCGTGCGAGCGAGTCTGCCACATTGGCATCGGGCAACTTGCCCAGATCGTCCGCTGATATGACGTCCACGACATTATCCGCGGTTCGTTTGGCGCCGATCGCGGTTTCTGTGCTGAGCCGCTGACCGGTAACGACGATTGTCTCGCCCGGCGCTGCATCTTCGGCATGGCCGATTGCAGGGACGCAGGCTGCCGCAAGCGCGGCGCAGGACGCGGATAGGTGAAAGGCTGAGCGCACGGCCGACGGCCTGGTCGATTGCATGATCGGTTCCCTTGAATAAATCCCTCGAACTGACCGATCGGTTCAGGATCGCCGGCTAAAATCCGAATCACCTTCAAGCGGTCAACTGGTATAGGCCAGAATGTCATGACACGGTGATTACATATGCTGCGTTTGCGAGAGAAATGCTGAAGCATGTCAGACAGGATGCCGGCCTCAGTTCGCACAGCTGCGTGAACAGCATCTGAGAGGGTGCTGGTCTCGGCGGGTACCTCGTGAATCGGCAGTCTGGCGTTCCCTGGCTGGAGCGCTCCGTTCACTATGCGGGATGGAGGAGCATGCGGCGCGTCCGAACGCGCTAGTTGCGCCCGCCCAGTGCTTCGCGCGCGGCGCGATCGCCAATCAGCCGCTCTAGGAGGGGGCGGTAGGATTCGAGTTCGGAAACCGCCCAGTTCTTGCGCTTTCCGGTGTCATCATAGCGCCGCAACCTGATCGCTTCCTCGAAGAAACGTGCCTGTGCAAAAGCGCTCGCCTCCGCCGCGGTCATCGGGCCGCCCTGAAGCTGGAGACTGAGTTCCGATGCGCGGCTCAGCGCTGAACGGTAGCCGGGCTCCGACGCACAGAGATAGCGCTTCGCCTCGACATGCATCCTGACAGGTTCGGTCACGCTGTCCGGGAAAGCGGTGGCGAGAAAGGCCGCGCCGATGACCTCGTGTCGGGCATCGATACCGCGCTGCTCCGCTGCATTTCCGGCATCGTCGATGAACTGCCCGATATCATGCAACAATGCGGCAGCGATCAGCGTATCGGGCGCCCGGTCTTCGCGCGCGAGTTGGGCGCATTGCAGCGCGTGCTCGAGCTGGGTGATATCCTCGCCATAGGTGAGACGTCCGAATTTATTGATTATATTGAATATTTTATCGATCATCTGATCCGAGCCCAATCTGGAAGATGTGGAAGCGCTGGCCGACGCAAGGGGCAAATGCACTGGCGCAGACGGACGACTTATTGGACTATACCAATAATTTCAACCGGAAGCCCTGCGCGAAGTTCGGAACAGATGCGCTACTTGGTAATGGTGAAGGTGTCGCGCAAATGGCCATCGGCATCGATCGCTTCGGCCTCAAGACGGTCCCCCGCGCCGCGCAGCATCAGATAATGATGGTCGCGAAAGGTCTTGCGGTTGAAGCCCGGCTTGGTCGGCTGGAAATCCTCCAGATTTCCGCCCATGCCTCCGACCTGCACATAAGTGATGCCGTTCGCCATATCGATCTTGCCGCCCCTGATTGGCCAGCTGCGCTCGTAGGTATGGAGGTGACCGACAATGACGAGGTTGACTGAGTGCTTCTCGTAGATCGGCTCCAGTTCCGCCGTCACCACCGGATCGCCGCCGTGCGACACGCCTGTCCAGCTATCGCCGTAATCGTCCTCGTCGGTGGACCTCAGCGCATGATGATGCATGGCGATCTTCCATTTCGCGGTCGACGAAGCGAGCGCCTGATCCAGCCAGGCCCTCTGCCGCGCGCGGAAGCCAGGCTCGCGCTTTTCGCGATCTTCGAGATTGCTGTCGATGACGAAAATTTCGGCGTCACCGTAGCGGATATTGAAGAACGCCTCGTCGCCGGGCTGGCGGTGATAGTGGCGGAACCAGTGCAGTTCGCTCTCACCGTTTCCGGGTGCCGCTATCACCGGAACCCGGCCGAACAGCGGCCCCATGCCGGCGAAATACTCATGCGTCCATTCAAAGCGGCGCTCGAGCGAACCGCCATCGGTGAGATCGCCGGCAAGTAGCAGGACATTGGGGCGCTCTTCCCAGATGAGCGCGCTCATCCGTCGGTTGATATGGGTGCGTGCTTCGGTGTCGGCGCTGATCGCCATGGTGAAGGGGACTCCCGGCGGCGGCGCGGTCCGGAATGACAGAAGACCGGATCGCACTTCGTTGCCTTGCGTGTCCACCCCTGTCACACGGTAGAAATACGGCGTATCGACCTTCAACCCGTCAAGGCGTAGTCCGCCGATCCGCTTGCCATCGCGCGGGATCTGGCGCGATTGCAGTGCATCGGCCGTCTCCCCCCACTCAACGGTGGTTGCGACCGGACGGTTGGTTTCCCAGGAAAGCTCGATAGACGTGGTCGTCGGCGTATTGAGATAAGGGGGCTGAGTGAAATGGAGCGCCTTGTCGGTCAGCCAGCCTTCCTCGACGAGCCGTGCGCGGCGATCGAACGCGGCCTTGACCTCCGCCGCACTAAGCGCGCGACCGTAAATGGCCGCAGCCTTGACCAGATCGTCCAGGCGCATGAAGCGCTCCGCCTCGAAGAAGCCGCTCAGTTGCAACGAGGCGTCGGAAACTGCGTTGGCGGGAAGCTCCGCCTGCCCCTTGACGACTCCGTCCACATAAAGCGTCCAGCGCGCGCCGTCTCGCACGCCCACGAGGTGATGCCAGCGGCGCTTGTATCCCTCGCCGGTCTCCGCCTTCAGCAACGGCGCACCGTCCGCACGTACCGGGCCAAACAACGCCTCGCCCGAGATATAGCCAAGGGCCCAGTCGGGACGCGGCTGGCCGCTGTCGATCAGCGCGCCGATGCGCTGATTGACGTGGTCGAGCAGCCAGAGTTCCACCGTGAAGGCTTCTCCGCGCGGTTCGGCGTCCAGTACTCGGCGTTCCGTCGCCCGCATGCCGGAAAGAACGGGCATTGTGCGTTCCGTCGAGATCAAGGGTAAAGGCGGTGTTTCTCGCTTCGGCGCCGGGTCAGCTCGCCGCGGCAAGGCATTGTCAAGTTCGAAGGTCCATTCGGCCAAAGGTCGAAGCGCGGCAGCAACTGGCGCAGGCTGGTCACTGGCTTCGGCATGGCTGACGGGCAGCACTGAGCCGAGGAGCGCCACAGTTGCGGCGATCATTCTGGAAAACCGGGCCTTGCTTCCGCTTTCCCGGTTCGCTCCGAATGTGGCAACACCCGCCATAGGTCAATCTCCAATCAATTCTGGACTAGACCAGTATCCGGAATCGGGGACAATTTCATGACATCGTGCGCTGCCCATCTATTGCGACGAGAGCCTGCGGCCTTTCCTGTGCTTACTGGCAGCCGGCGCAAAAAATGCAGCCTTGCGTACAGAGCCCGGTCGGATGGTGGAGATCACCGGCGCGCAATGGGTCGATGTTTGCCAGTAACAGGC contains these protein-coding regions:
- a CDS encoding UTRA domain-containing protein, yielding MRQSADMIPMEGKPGEAAGPQYLALRDQIAFNIEIGKLPAGSRLPSERQFQTSAGFARGTIRQALAQLEAEGLIYRRDRSGWYVSPPAITYDPTRWAGFMAYVTEQGRTPATITLAKSSINANAALADIFRVAPGSPLHVIERMRTIDGRPVLVERITVDPALAPGLLDHDLDGSLTQILKHKYGVVVARNRVDMRPCALAKEAAETLGTKPGAPSLTVVRTSFDEKGRVVEYDQEYWRHDAIRIHVDLSVRGEPDA
- a CDS encoding Arm DNA-binding domain-containing protein, which encodes MSKLTKRVVDAAESRAKDYVIWDDELPGFGLRVFASGKRSYVIQYRLGKRSRRFTIGLHGVWTPERARQEAKVQLGRIAQGEDPAEEKQLDSKAITVKELCELYVGDLKAGLILGKGGRPRRTDRGCPLPEQPKHKWSRSI
- a CDS encoding DUF5690 family protein produces the protein MFERIEKATRTTIVSLGAGAAAAFCAYFSMYAFRKPFAAATFADQPALFFDLDYKTTLLIAQVLGYALSKLIGIRMIAEFGRTGRAGAILTLIGISWLALILFGAVPAPWNIGFLFLNGLPLGMIWGLVFSYVEGRRASEAMGALLCASFILSSGVVKSVAILVMDWGVGEFWMPAVTGALFFPLLLLSLWLLERMPPPDDRDIAERTARVPMRARERASFLRNHGVAMLLLVSGYVLLTAIRDFRDNFAAELWIAMGQGGIASVFSASELPVMIVALTALGALTLIRDNMRALLAMHGIILIGALLLGLSTLAFQHGWLAPFSYMILTGAGLYLAYTPFNAMLFDRMIAALGHVGNAGFLIYIADSSGYVGSVALLLYRSLAAPSMDWLSFYISCAYLTAIAVAVLTVCSAAWFHFHVGKHHVRPSAA
- the phnX gene encoding phosphonoacetaldehyde hydrolase, which gives rise to MMESRLPFSNALRAVIFDWAGTMIDFGSRAPVIALCQTFAEHGVPITEAEAHEDMGRAKWDHIARLLAKPRIAQAWSETKGSEATPQDARILFEAIGPAMIEAARECAILVPGAAEVACGLQRAGVKVGSCTGYTRAMMEAILPYAAEQGYRPDHVVCAGETPEGRPSPLMAWKNLVELGAWPAYACAKVDDTEVGIAEGRAAGMWTVGVAASGNEIGLTAQALAMLPPDERQRLIARATDRLMTAGAHLVIATVADLPEALGHLPIGSPPDVRVP
- a CDS encoding TonB-dependent receptor, with the translated sequence MQSTRPSAVRSAFHLSASCAALAAACVPAIGHAEDAAPGETIVVTGQRLSTETAIGAKRTADNVVDVISADDLGKLPDANVADSLARIPGLSVIVNQDTGEGEYVTVRGLAGTYNAVSINGVRVAQTNPDSRDVSLTVLPPNGLAEVRVTKTLTPDLDGDAIGGTINFRTPTAFDFKDSTIIRLYGAAGINQQADKAGEKAGSYQIQGDFGTRFADDRFGIFVSANYGVSHGNGQETENDGEWEPYNWRKDAEEIIDESNMHLPGIDLDYRRLKQTRYGGNISLDYRGDATQLYLRGQYSRQEQRGTNDLTDYRNRPTARLTQVDIEDRNLAQPDAMIVGEDPVKGKIYGYTTAQIVDRDGDGRITDADTGTNGYWSLNGRSGVWNPKQFQFARNFETINLDQTLYTVNAGGSSQLGKLSLEYDLSYSGGERSNPDSYSISYGCDQCAWPLNATGIDWVSSNPRFPKAGLPAFARSVETDSSLLLFDGASHERSKQTDNRIAFRLDGRYDVGGVLDHVKVGAKFMRSKRKYDSTRLYDGDFAGTPLDGLNLDQSGLVEKEVTSMLGGQYYYGDVFSREAVIAAIRAAEQVNPFAPDDTDQLADDKRSTEKVYAAYALANFDFDTLRVIAGTRMERRETHNVFWSDDGANSGFDTTDRGYTVLLPSVNAIWRPSPKATVRAAIWTGYSPPEYGYISAGQSVTREPGTGEIIAISRGNPDLKAARALNLDLSAEYYPDSSSIISATAYYKRIRNFIFTNGSEVPATTPNGSIEITQPQNGETAKVYGMEFNFIKSLQGLPEPFDGFGIEANLTVQHSEAETGLPYRKGRPIRLINTPHLMYNAALTFQKYGIEAKLSYNYRGKFIEDMRDNAVDKWVRPNKSLDFHSRFHLTDQFAVDFDVANILGGWKYWTTKGDNPSYMKDYMEPGRTFLMRASYVF
- a CDS encoding TIGR03364 family FAD-dependent oxidoreductase; translation: MFAHPPPDLAIVGAGIVGLAHALAAAKKGKRVLVVDRDAQANGASIRNFGFVTVTGQQRGRVWALARRSAAIWRDIAPRAGISIEQQGLLMVAQRAEAAIVIDAFAATEMGEGCERLTAAQARRHCPELSGEITAALLSSADLRVESRSAIPLLAKWLHDAWNVRFIRGVAASRIEPGAIILSNGERIVAPRIIACPGDDWSSLFPASFAEAGITRCQLQMLRLAPPGWQLPNPVMSDLSMVRYLGYADLPESAPLRERLRSEARDELDHGIHLIVVQGADGSLVVGDSHIYAPTPEPFSSAAVDAAILRQFAAVFGGTLPVVERWTGTYASGPDHSIIHEPLPGVRLVVVTSGTGASTGFALAEDVVSSIFED
- a CDS encoding DUF6445 family protein, with product MRATALRQPYVKMHSAGLRTEARFLHLAPYRQRFEDLLGHQLAHWDDNTANGRFQVCFANDAIPYHSDSQSYAGVLFLTPDAPLGAGLSFFRGRRSGLRRRSSDAALMALTFGSDAEFDRGHWEEIDRISNIYNRLVLFDAHLAHGASAYFGDRLENGRLFQNFFFDIATRDHGAQQSSSGRSSSQARIQNATA
- a CDS encoding phosphonate degradation HD-domain oxygenase, giving the protein MIDKIFNIINKFGRLTYGEDITQLEHALQCAQLAREDRAPDTLIAAALLHDIGQFIDDAGNAAEQRGIDARHEVIGAAFLATAFPDSVTEPVRMHVEAKRYLCASEPGYRSALSRASELSLQLQGGPMTAAEASAFAQARFFEEAIRLRRYDDTGKRKNWAVSELESYRPLLERLIGDRAAREALGGRN